The region AAACAGATCTCTCAGGTAGGCCTCTTTTGGGTCTCCATGGCTGATTCTCCATCATGTTCATCTGTTGAAAACACCTTTGTTTCCTCAAAGCTTTATCTATGATCTTCAGCCTTGGTGTTTCGCCTCTCCTTGTGCCAGGTGCAACCGGGTCTTTTTCTCCGATGGCCTTCCTTGTAGCTTGAATCCCACCAACAATCCTATCCCTTAAGCATCTAAAATGTCTTGACATGGCCTTGGAGGCTAAATCTGAATATACTGACGCAGCCCCGCTGCCAGCCACTGCTTCGAAGGAAGACACCACTGCTTTCATTTGATGACTATAGTGTCTGTATCTTCTATCCACCTAAAGATACATGAGAAGAGAGGAAGGGATACAGGAGTGAAAAATAAGCATGGGGATACATACAAAACAAAGGCATGGTAAAAGAAAAAGGATTTGAGGTTCCTGAAAGTAAATGAAAAGCAAGAATTGTCACGGTGTCGGCATTTATGGGAAGGACCCAAGTCAATAAATTAGTTCAAGAAACCAAATATGGAGATCCCCATTTCAATCAACACccagtaaaataaaatttcatgacttttttatttaaaaaaaaaagttttggaaaaaaagTAATGATCTTTGAGGATAAAAAGTTGAAAGTGAAATACACATGTAACACCTCTTCCAGCATTGAAAGCAGCTTGGTTTTTCTTTTCTGCAACTCCATGAAGTTAAGGGAATAAAGGGGTTGCTTCCATGAAGAACTGGCTCCATTGTCATCATCACACTGTTTGGTCTTATGGATCTGTTTTTCCTTTGATGCATCAACTTGCGTTGTGCCGAGGCTGCAAAACTCATTCAAAAGTTCCTGAGTTGGGACCAAGAACTTTGAACTCCCCACTTGGAACTGCCCCTGATGATGTAAATTCGCAGCTTCTTCCAGAAATTCGCTTTGGATGGCTTGTTGTTGTTGCTGTTGGATATTTGCAGCCTTTTCGAAGAAACCATCTCTAGAATTTGAACCAATAAACCTCATATCATGTTGCTGATCATGATTGCTGTGACTGGTGGTTTGTCTGAGTTCGAAAGACTGTAGGCCGATAGTCGAAGGATTATTTGATGAAAGAGAGAGTGAAAGACTCTGACTTGGCCTCTCGTTTCCTTCACAAGGAAAAACACATCTATAAGAAGAATCATCAACAAGCAACCTGTTCTCTTGCCAAGGACCTGTCTCCGCTCCCACTATTAGATTCCCAGTACTAGTCTCAGTTTCAGATATCCCAGCTGTGAACTCAGGTTTGTTGAATTCATGTTGATAGAAATCGCTTTTTGACTCATTGATTGTATTGGATGAAGGATCAGGGTTGCTTCCATGTTTGTTCAAGGACCCTTTCCACACCGCCGTGTAACTGTCACCTTGTTGCGGTAGATTCTTTGAAAACCCTATCATCTCCATGCCTGTTGCCAAGTTGAAGATATCTGGGTCTGGGTTGGATTCAAAGCCTTGGATCTGACTCACCGGATGGGAGCTACCAGATGAAACATCTGAGTAACAAAACCCAGTTGATGAGACAATATTCCTTGGTTTATCTTCACAGAGCTCTCTAACCATGTaacccaaagttttttttttcttcttttgatcTTCCTTTCTTTTATGCTTCTCTTGCCCACTTGCTTCTAAGATACTGATAAAAAAGTTTATGCTGATTCTGCAATTACAATTCCATCAAGATTCAATCCACGAAGGATTAAAACAAAGATGGACTTTTGTTAACGAAGTTTCTAATAGCAGATCAGATATAGAGGTGGGATGCTGACCCTTGTATGTAGCCGTGATCATAGTTTCTCATATATGCCTCTTTCTCTCTCCTTTTTCCATGTATGGTTGCCTTTTCTTCTCTATATCCACTCTAGCTCAAAGGGGTCAATGCATTAACGATGTGAAAAAAGCCAAAATAGGTATCCTACCCTAGTAAAAAAAAATCCTCCATCGATCCACCTCAATTATTTCACaaagaacaataaaataaacTTAGAATCAAGGAATAAAATAATGAACTAGTAAAATGTTTGATATTAGAGTAAAATAATATTGATTAAAAAGATAATATTCTGCTTTCCAAATTACTAAAGCAGGTGCACATAAAAGTAATCCCTAGTATTTCGCTATCAAAACTACCAGCCGCCacatttaatttttcttaaataatttttaattttttaagcttaattaatgatttagtcctctatatttttttttaccattttgtccctaaagtATCATTCCCATAAAATTTTAGTCCAGttatttaacaaaccttaaaaaaaaagtgttactTTCGGAAAAttaatttggccaatgaaaacatgttcttttttacaaaatatataaatttaaaaatagaaaaataagatATGTAATGTAAAAACATACGTAAaaattatagaatataaaaatataaaaattcaaaaatatagctTTAACTTTGTTGGTATCGTTATAATTGTAGCAACAAAGAATACATGAGTTTGTGCACAGTTAAGTGCATTTTCCCTCCAAATTAAGGGTTGAGAAAGGTTATGAGTAGAAGTAAGAAttgcattaaaaaaatataaaaatttatgtaaaagaaatatacaaaaatccataaaatataaaataacctaaaaatatataacaatttaaaaaaaatcaattatatgtaatttttaacaaaaaatttaaaatataaaaatccataaaaatatattttaagtctaatataaaattttaaaatataaaaaagcaaagaaatatataaaaatccaaaaatataaCTTTAGCTTTGTTGGGACATTTGTTATTGCAACAATACAAAGGACACGATTTTTAGTGTATTTAAACAcatttttcttacaatttaaggGTTGGAAGGATTATGCATAGAAACAGgaattgtattaaaaataaaaaaatatataaaaggaaaatataaaaaatcccaaaatatatgacaattaaaaaaaatatcaaatatattatttttaacaaattataaaaataaaaaatatataaaaatccataaaaatatatttaaaaactaatatatattttaaaagttatagAAAGTGATCagaatatataaaatctaaaaatataactttagcTTTGTTGGTACGGTTGTTATTGTAACAACGAGGTGGACGTGAATTCAAGCACAgttaagtattttttttcttccaatttAAGGGTTGAAAAAAATTTATGAGTAAAAGTAAGCATtgtatcaatatatttttcagaatttataaaaaatgaaagaacGTTCATCCGAACCACAAGGAGAATATAGTGATGACTATGAGGGTGTGGTCCAATGTTTTTATTTGTCCAcataatttttaatcaatttctcTATTACCTATCACTCCTTTCATTGCCCATGAGATGGGACTAGAGGTGTAAATTAGATATTGGTGCTCGCAAGTTACTTGagttcgactcgaaaaaatttaaactcaattCGATAATTATTGTGTCGAGCTTGAGCTATCAATCGAGTCGAATTCGAGCTTAGTAATACTTGTTTCGAATGGTTCGTGAGCTTTATCGAGCTTTTCATAtttgtatattattaaattacattattgCCCTTAATATGTATTATTAATCTTAAGCTTAATTATTGAACCAAGCTCAAGCTTGAGTTTAAGCTCGAATACAAAAATTAGTAAACAAGTTTAATCGAGCTCAAGTAGGTTGATTATATCCTGAACTGAATTTgagcttaaaaataaaaatttgattaaggtcgAGTTGAGTATCGAGCTCAAACTCGAGCTTGACAATATTCAAGCTCGTCTTGGCTTGATTACACCCTAGATGGAAACAcaatttttgtttagtttttaattattacttacttatttatgatgaaaataaaataaatgcttTAATATCCACGGGCAACCTTAGGCTTTCTCACCCTCCTATCATATTTTGACccctttgttgttgttgttttttttttttttttggttcttcacAACCGGCTAACCCCATTGCATTAACTTTTCTCCTTCTACTACTCTAAAAGTAATGGTGGggtattgaaaataaattttagggtttaattaaaattttaaaaatattaaaggatTTAAtaagaactttaaaaaattaagacctaataaaaaattatcaaagagGTATTGAAATTTTCTAAAAGAAATTGGAGCCAAGACCCCCTTGTCTAAAAGCAAAACTTAATGCAGACATTCCTTTTCCAATGATTAATTAACTTGTCTAGAAGAAATTGGTCCTCCGCCGCTTACCCAAAATTTTCCTAAACCtacaaaacaaaatcaaaatatgaattatttattCGGAGAGAGTTTTTACATTTTCAATGATTAATtaacttgtgattttttttaatgctaatattattttttaataaatttatatattcttaaAATTTAGGATTCCTCcgtttaaaatctatatttttttgTACTATATAACAGAGTATTTAAAAGAAGACGGGCGAACATTGGAAGATGAGCCCATCTGACCCTGAGCAGAGCACAATACTTTTGAGCTTGTAAAAATCCTTGAGCTTTATAGGCTGCTCCATTCGCTTCATCATCAACCTCTACCCTTTTCCCAAGTTTCCAGTTTAGGTTCACAATATTGGACCATCCTATAGGATAGTCATAAAGCCAATATGCAAGTGTTTTCAATGGCTGGTTGACCACTGCATATAGTTTATTATTGATTTGGGGTCAATATTAATGGATCGGTGTGTGTGATTGTGGGTGTTCGATTGGAGAATGGTCTGTACGGGTGCTTGGAGTTTAGGGTTGTCTGTCTGTGTTTCCCTTGGCATCAAGGCATGTCTAACTTAGCTTGGTCCCCAAATTTATGTCTAcggattttgggtgtttttcttttttctttatccTATTATCTACTCccattattataaaatttgattaagatgatgtgaaattgagaaagtataCGTTTGAAATAGAGGTTATAATGCTCCAAAATATTAAACCATGGCCAACTTTGCTCTTAAAAGTTCCAACTTATTAATGTTACATTCTTGCCCTTTTGCTTTGTAATACCACCAGAACTTTCGGCTTACGAAAACTAATTTAAGATGGAAATGAACAAAATATTTCAGCTATTTAAGTGTTGTTGATTGATAACTAACTCATCACAAAATATCTGACTTTGAAATCTATAAGCGTGAATGGGCATCCACCACGTTATGCCATCTCACTCTTTGGATATTTGCATGCCTTGAAGGGATTGACAAAATTATAAAGCAAATGTAGTATATTCTAGCAATTGCTTTGTTATTATCACTAATTTGTTTCATCCATTTATTGGACCACATTGTCAATATATGAATTTGGCTTTCACCCCCTTTCCTTTTTATTCCCACTAGGTTTGGTGGAGGCAATTAATAAacctatttttcttatatattctAAATCACCCAAAATAGTTGTTGAGTAGACAGTGAAGAGCAGAGCCACggatttaatattattaattacatttaaataaaataaaataaaataaaataattgtaagtcaaaataaatttaaataagtaaatacatgtaattaataatattaaatccACTGCTCTTCATGTATACgcccccaaaaaataaaataaaataaaataattgtggGGCAGGCCGTTAAGGGGCATAAAGGAAGCTAGTCAGTCTCCTTGTCTTGAAAAGTGAAATATGGGATTTCCATAACCAAAAACACTGTTTTCTTTTGCTACTTCCATTTGTTTCTTTAATCATGCcaaaaactttattttctctttattaatCACTTGTTTCTAATTTCAAAAAAAGAATTCactcttttaaaatatattttaattgatattttataattaaattaaaatttttaaattttttttattatttggacAAAAACTTTTGTCCAAACTCGGCCTAAGTCGGGCCAGGCGGGTTATCCGGTTCTTGGACAAGTCTAGTTAGTGTCACGAGTTAACTCAATACCAATTTGATTGcgaaaattactaaactaatcttATGTATTTGAAATAAGTTATATTCTTACAAgggtactttttttctttttacatctGTACAATTATTTAAAACCTTGATTAAATTAGTGTCATAAATCAACTAGATGCCAACTCGGTTGGAGAAATTACTAAACTACTTttacatatttgaaataaattatattcttaTATGGGTACTTTTGTccttttacattttaaataataccaataaaattgcaaataatgatatttgaactcATGCGGTTGACATCAATAACATCTCAACTTTACATATGATTCAATTATTACCTAAATTTAGTGTCACAAATTAACTCTCATCAGATTAAGATTTattagagttttttttaaaaataaattattgctCTACCTATGACCcaattaattgttaaataaatattttataactctatttttaatattcaaaatttcattcaCTAACATGATAACACATTTTGACATTATATGTTGAATAATACTTCCTAAGAGCAATCGTATTggatttaatattattaattacatgtatttacttatttaaatttattttgacttacaattaaattattttaatttatttttattttgtgcatattacatatatattattgttattattattagtttcaaacaaTATGTTTCGTTGGGGTTATTTTTAAAACTACATCTATGTTTAAAATACTCATGCCTTGGCAATGCCAACAAACATTTTGAAATTCATCAACAAAATAGGTTTACTAGAGAAATTTTTATTAAGAAAGTTACTTGAgggtgtataaaattattataaatgttGTGTTGGACAAAAACACATTAATTagtgaaataaatataaatataaataatacatatataaaataaaataaattgaataatttatatttaaattatcggATATgaaaaactaataaataaaataataaacactagaaattaaaaagaagaaacaaGTTTTATTAGATGTTGAGGACTATTTTACACAGTTTCTTTAAGACAGATTCGACCGCTTCTATTgtacttggagaaacgttggtcgaaTGTCTCTCAAGATATAACAACACGATGATTGAAGCAATAGCACCTCTGCATTGATCAACGAATAAACGATGCCTTTTTCTATCACCGAAACGTTGAAAAATATGGAGAGGAAAAGAGAAGAATTTTTGGAGAGAAAATAATCTCGGTGTGAAAGAGTGTGATTAAGCAAAAGATTTTGAAGAAGTCTtagccttttataggcattcaaAGTGGAGGAATTTTGAAAATATCCATGTATAAGGAGATAAAATCTGCATTTAAAGGggaaattaaatcaatttgatttaaatcaaatcaatttgattagaattaaa is a window of Gossypium hirsutum isolate 1008001.06 chromosome D08, Gossypium_hirsutum_v2.1, whole genome shotgun sequence DNA encoding:
- the LOC121220098 gene encoding homeobox protein BEL1 homolog isoform X2, with the translated sequence MVRELCEDKPRNIVSSTGFCYSDVSSGSSHPVSQIQGFESNPDPDIFNLATGMEMIGFSKNLPQQGDSYTAVWKGSLNKHGSNPDPSSNTINESKSDFYQHEFNKPEFTAGISETETSTGNLIVGAETGPWQENRLLVDDSSYRCVFPCEGNERPSQSLSLSLSSNNPSTIGLQSFELRQTTSHSNHDQQHDMRFIGSNSRDGFFEKAANIQQQQQQAIQSEFLEEAANLHHQGQFQVGSSKFLVPTQELLNEFCSLGTTQVDASKEKQIHKTKQCDDDNGASSSWKQPLYSLNFMELQKRKTKLLSMLEEVDRRYRHYSHQMKAVVSSFEAVAGSGAASVYSDLASKAMSRHFRCLRDRIVGGIQATRKAIGEKDPVAPGTRRGETPRLKIIDKALRKQRCFQQMNMMENQPWRPKRGLPERSVSVLRAWLFEHFLHPDVDKHILARQTGLSRSQVSNWFINARVRLWKPMVEEIYMEETEEHENNMASSDAVTTIDGDDNIGRPNPNILLTDQKPTPDQLVRIDSECLSSIVSNDPEKNDAKSAKTLQNQHLHQHHYQKQSFETSGIMELDFSSYSHHHTSGGASYNGSDYNANQSCFNGGGSVSLTLGLQQHGGTGVSLAFSPAAQSSIFYPRDHIEDCQPVQYSLLDGEAQHLPYRSLIGAQLLHDFTG
- the LOC121220098 gene encoding homeobox protein BEL1 homolog isoform X1 yields the protein MVRELCEDKPRNIVSSTGFCYSDVSSGSSHPVSQIQGFESNPDPDIFNLATGMEMIGFSKNLPQQGDSYTAVWKGSLNKHGSNPDPSSNTINESKSDFYQHEFNKPEFTAGISETETSTGNLIVGAETGPWQENRLLVDDSSYRCVFPCEGNERPSQSLSLSLSSNNPSTIGLQSFELRQTTSHSNHDQQHDMRFIGSNSRDGFFEKAANIQQQQQQAIQSEFLEEAANLHHQGQFQVGSSKFLVPTQELLNEFCSLGTTQVDASKEKQIHKTKQCDDDNGASSSWKQPLYSLNFMELQKRKTKLLSMLEEVDRRYRHYSHQMKAVVSSFEAVAGSGAASVYSDLASKAMSRHFRCLRDRIVGGIQATRKAIGEKDPVAPGTRRGETPRLKIIDKALRKQRCFQQMNMMENQPWRPKRGLPERSVSVLRAWLFEHFLHPYPSDVDKHILARQTGLSRSQVSNWFINARVRLWKPMVEEIYMEETEEHENNMASSDAVTTIDGDDNIGRPNPNILLTDQKPTPDQLVRIDSECLSSIVSNDPEKNDAKSAKTLQNQHLHQHHYQKQSFETSGIMELDFSSYSHHHTSGGASYNGSDYNANQSCFNGGGSVSLTLGLQQHGGTGVSLAFSPAAQSSIFYPRDHIEDCQPVQYSLLDGEAQHLPYRSLIGAQLLHDFTG